A region of the Halalkalicoccus tibetensis genome:
TGTCTCGTTGGTCGAGCCAGTCGATCCACTGACTGATGACGCGCTTGGCGTTGCGCCGGTAGTTTCCTGAGTCGTCGCCTTTGGCTTTCGCCTCGAGAAACTGCGTGAGTCCTTCTTGGAGTGTTGGAGGGCCTGCTGTGGTGGTTGAACCCTGGGGTTTCGGGTCGGGCATGGAGTTGGATGAGTAGAGGGCGTGGGGGGTAGTAAATCTACTTGTGACTTGTGACTTAATCAAAAGTGAATTGCCAGGCCGCTGAATCGGCTATATTTCGCAGATATAACGCTGCTAGCCCGAGAATGGCATTCTATAAACTGTATAGTACTACATAGAAACCTGAACTAAAGTTGCGAATCTTCTCAATACGTGCATGGGGATCTCCTGTTCTAGAGAGGATTAGTGGTGGTAGCTCCGGAAATCTTTTTAGATCACACATCGACCACAGTATCTGAAGGAAACAAAACTACAGCACAGTAAACAATGTTGATGTTAATGGGTATATACCGTCACAGGACCTTCAAAATTTAGAAGTACTGATTGAGCATCATCTCCAAATAAAATCTTTCCAGTTGGTGACTTTTCTGCCCCAGTAATGAATATATGGTCACAGTTATGTTTATCTGCTTCTGAAAGAACTACTTCTGAGGGCTCACCTGATGAAGTAATAATTTCATAAGATACAGTTAGATCCGATAACACTTCGTTAACCAACGTTTGTACGCTATCTGCTGATTTTTCTATTATATTACTAATACTATCTAGATCGTGGCTTGCTTGGTTAGCTTGACGCCGAACTTCCGCGGAGTATGCTTCTTCATCAATCACATTTAGCACAATCAAACTTGCTTCAGTACTCGCTGCAAGCATACCTGCCTCTTTGAGTAAGCGTGTACCTACGTCTGATTCATCCACGACAGCGAGTGCTCGCTTCATAATTAGTGCAATCTTACCTCTCCAATCGTAAATAAATTGTGCCCATCGAATACATGGTTCTAGTACCTTGCAGATATCCTTTGGTAGACTGTTCCCCTATAGAAAACAGTGATTCTAATCTCACATAGGATTACATACATACGGATGTTATATAACGCGCCCTAAATCATCGCCATTCACAAGAGGTCTTTATCAGTCGTTCCCAAGGAGGGAACATATTTATAATGGATTAGAGCTATTATGCCCTATGAGCAGAGAAGAGAAGTACTCAGGAAGAACAATCCGGTCAGTACAGCTATCATTTAGACTTATTGAGGCACTTCAAGTACAGGGTGGGGTAGGAGTGAGTGATTTAGCAAGCAAGCTGGGTCATTCAAAGAGTACAATATACAGCCACTTACGGACACTCGAACAAGAGAACATCGTTGTCCAAGAGGAGAGTGGATACCGGTTGAGCCTTCGAATGCTGGATATAGCAAACAGCGTGCGAAATCAGTTTGGCAATTATGAAGTAGTTCGCAAGGAGGTTAACAAACTAGCAAACGAGACAGGTGAAATAGCACAATTTGGTATAGAAGAATATGGAAAAATCTCATATCTTCATAAATCAACTGGTGATCAGGCAGTTGAGACTGCATCTGATATTGGGAAACAACAGCCCCTGTATTCTACAGCACTTGGAAAGACTATTTTGGCACACCTATCCAGACAAAAAATGTATGAGATCACAAGCAGAATAGACTACTCAAAAAAGACGCCTAATACGATTACCAACACGAGTGATTTGCATGAGGAACTTGAACAGATCTCTGAACGAGGTTATGGGGTTGATGATGAAGAAAACATCGAGGGGCTTCGATGCGTCGCTGCCCCTGTAAAGAAAGGAGATACTGTCTTTGGCGCAGTTGGGATTACTGGCCCATCAAGCCGGTTCACTAAACAACGTATTGAAAACAGTCTCTCCGACAAAGTCAAAAGCACCTCAAATATTATTGAGCTGAACACCAAGTTTTCATAGATATTGTAAATGGCTATTATTATCTAGTTGTCTCCGAAATACTCTGCATCAGTTGCTCATATATTTCTTCTATACGGCGCTGATCTTCGTCTAAAAATAACTTGACATATAATGTCATCATCATGTAAATATCAAATAGATGATATTATGCCGAACATTTATACTATTTCATCTATTATGTGCTGGTGTAACATGGCACGAATTAGCCGCCGCCAGCTATTAGGAGCAGTTGGAGCTGGAGGAGTAGGCCTGGTAGCAGGGTGTACTGATTTAATTGCCGGTGAAGATGATGAAGCCGGTGAAACAGGATTGGATGGAGGAACTTTAGATGAGTTACCAGAGATCTCCGCAACGATAGGGTATGATGCTGCTGAAAGTCGTACTGCTGAGTCTCATGTGGCAGCTGTTGCCTTTCAGGAGTATGTTGAAGATGCTACTGATGGCCAGTTTGATATTGAACTAGCATCTGGTGGTTCCCTAGGTTCAGATTCTGAGATGGCTGAGCAGATTCAAGATGGTACCTTAGAACTGCAGTCAGGAGCTTCTGAAGGCCATCTAGGGCCGTTTTATCCGAACTTCAACGTCTACGCGATTCCATTCATATTTGAGTCTGTTGAGCTGGCAACCCACGTACTAGACCACGAATATGGCGAAAGATTATTTGAAGATTTCCGCGAAAGTACCGGAATGCGTATTATTGGTCATTGGGACAATGGCGGCTTTCGCAGCTTTTCGTTCAATCAAGAAGTCACCTCAATGGAAGATTTCGAAGGACTTGATATTCGTATGCAGGAAATCGAGTCTCACAATGAATTAGTTAGGCAGTTAGGGGCGAATCCCACTCCAATCGATTGGGGTGAAACGTATACAGCCCTTGATCAAGGAGTCGTTGATGGTCACGATAATGCAATCCCCACAATGCTAATGGGGGATATTCATGAGGTACAAGAATTCATATTGATGTCTCAACATTTCTACTCAGCTGGTCATATGTTATGCGGTGACGACTGGTACCAAGATCTAGAACCATTGTACCAATCACTTGTTCGTGAAGCTAGCACATTTGCTTCACTTGAAGCCCGGCGGCAAACGGCAGCGATCAGGGAAACTGGTCGTGAGTATATGGAAGAACAAGGGGTAGAGGTATATGATCCTTCAGAAGAGTTTCTCGAAGAACTGAGAAATGCTACGCAGGATCCTGTGGAAGATATAATTAGAGAGGAGGTTGAAGATGAATCATGGGTTGATGATCTGTATGATGCTGTCGAAGAAAGTCGAGTGCAACTTGCAGAAGAGGAACTAAGCTAACAGAATAGTCCTCCAAATATATAGAATATTCCAACATCGCTGCAATCTTAAGATAAGATTGCAAAACTATCCAGAGTTCCCATACCTCTTCGCATGAAAAATTATAAGTGGGGCCTCACTTTCTATTCTGTATAGAGGTTCATGACACTCAGCGAAACCAAAACACAGTTGGCAGACAATTATATGAAATTTGCCGATCTAGTAGAGAAAGTTATACGAAACTTCACACAAGTATTGGGATTCATACTCGTAGTATGGGTTACAACTATGGTCATTACTCGACATGGTTTTGAATATGTACCGGTATGGGGGTTAGAAATTTCTGCGTTTTTGATGGTTTGGATCGTTTTTCTCCTTATAGGGCCATTAGTATACACAGACAATCATTTGCAAATAAAAGTATTTTTTAACAAAATACCCATGCCATTCCAGTATTATTTCCGTATGATTCAGTTAAGCGGAATTTTCGTTCTTGGTGCCATCCTTCTAGAATACGGAGTTGGGTACGCTGTAAATAGTGGCTTGAATTCAGTATCCCCGGGATTAGGAATCTATCTGTTTTGGGCTTATCTAGTAATACCTATCTCGGGATGCCTAATTATGTTCTTCACGGTCGCACGAGCAATAGCAATCACACGAGATAAGACAGAAATGGAACCAAAAGAATTCGCCGATGACTCTGAACTGAATAGGTTAGAAGACAATGTCTGAGTTGCTTCTACTTGCAGCTCTGCTTATCTTCTTGATGTCCATGATATTTCTGCGACTAGAGATTGCTTTCGCAATTGGGATTACCGGTGTGATTTGGGTTCTTATAGCTGGAGAACCCCTTACAGTAGTTGCATCTCGATCTTTCTCAGGTATGAATTCCTTCACTTTGTTAGCCATACCCTTTTTTATCCTAGCGGGTGAACTAATGAACAAAGTAGGAATATCTGACACACTAATAAAAATCGCTAATATGTCGTTGGGTCGTATGCGTGGAGGACTGGCACAAGCAAATATTGGATCTAGTATGCTATTCGCTGGTATCTCTGGGTCTGCTATTGCAGACGTGGCCGCCCTCGGAACAGTGTTTGTCCCACGAATGAGTGAAGAAGGATTTGATAGAGACTTTGCTGCAGCAGTGACTGCTGCTTCATCAGTCATTGGTCCAATAATTCCCCCAAGTAATAACCTGATTGTATACGGTGCCGTAACTGGTGTCTCAATTGGAGGCCTATTTGCTGGCGCCATTATCCCCGGCATCCTATTGGGGGTTACACTAATGGTTATGGTATACATATTCTCGTATTGGGAGGAGTATCCGAAATACAAACCAACTACAGAAGAGGAAAATTATCCAAAGTTAGTTGGAGAAGGAGTAGTTGCAATTACGATGCCAGTGATCATCATATATGGGATTATCGGTGGTTTCTTCACAGTGACCGAAGCAGCGGCAGTTGCCTGTGCTTACGCTATTCTTCTCGGAATATTCCTTCAGACACTCTCTATTAGTGATTTGTATTCTGCCCTATATGATTCGTTAGATATTACCGCACAGATATTCACGATGATTGGATTCTCTTTGATACTCGCTTGGATGCTAGCTAGACGAAATTTCCCCACAATATTTGGACAATTTATTCAGGATCTTGGAGTTGGACAAGTTGGATTTCTATTGCTAATTGCAACACTTCTTTTATTTATTGGAACTTGGCTAAGCATTACTGCAACAATAATAATGCTTGCCCCTACACTCGATCAGCTTGCTACAGCATTAGGTATCCATGAGCTACAATTCGGGGTAATAATGGTACTTGCGCTGGGCTATGGTCTAATAACACCACCGCTAGGAGTCAGTCTCTTCGCTGTTTCAAGCGTCGGTGATGTCAAAGTATGGCCAGTTGCCAAACGTGTCATACCATTTTATATTTGCTTTTTGATTGTCTTATTGCTGGTTATTCTTATCCCTGAGCTAACACTCTATTTACCACGGAGTTGGGGACTAGCTTGAACGGAATTGAACCCATAGAAGGGGTTGGCCGTTGATACCCGTATTATTTGATATTTCTGATAGACTGGTATTGGGGAGGTGATTAGTGAGACAGGAGAGTTAACGAACCCCATGTTATTTATAATTATGCAACAAAAGGCAGATAGAGAATCAATGACAGAAAGAGATAACGCTGGAGAGAAACGTAGAGGGAGCGATTACTTATACGAGGCACTCGTGGATTCTGGAATCAAAATTCTGGTCGGATTACCTGGTACTCAAACTTTGCCGCTCGACCGAACCGTTGCAGAACGGGATGAAATGCAGTATGTCATGGCTCGCCATGAAACAGCAATCCCACATATTGCATGGGGATACTATGAGTCTGGAGGAGATATAGCGGCGACAATAACAATTCCTGGACCTGGTGAAACCAATGCTATGCATGGCTTAAAGAATGCTTTCAATGATTGTGTTCCAATTGTACACATATCTGCTGATTCAGATCCAGATGATCGAGGGAAAAGCCCTATTCATGAGCTAGAACCAGAAACTTTTGATCATGTTGTAAAGAGTAACTACAGAATTGAGCGTTCCGTTGATTTCTTAGGAAAGATTCGTGATGGAATTGAAACAGCCCAAACGCCACCTTTTGGTCCTATTCGTCTTGGTATACCAAGCAGTCTTCTTGACAGTGAATTTACGACGATGGACGGAATCGCTTCATCGTCAGGAACGTCAACGACATATGAAAACGAGTATCAGATGGCCGTAGAACGGCTCAACGATGCTGAACGGCCAGTTGTGTATATTGGTGGTGGAGCTCGACGTTCAACAGGAAGCAAATCCGCCATCAAAAATCTTGTTAATCATCTAAACTCTCCGGTAGTCAGTACCTACAAAGGAAAAGGTGTCTTTCCAGAAGATGATCCTCGATTCATGGGTGTCACAGGCAGTCATCTCCCAGCAGGTGCTAAAGACGTACTAAGATCTGCAGATACAGTGCTCGCTTTAGGAACTGATTTTGACGGTGTTACCACGTCAAATTGGGCACTTCCGTTAGGAGATACGCTTATCCATGTCAACATAGATATGTCCGATACTAATGTCGCTTATAGTACCGATATAACCCTTGTTGATGATGTAGCCAAGGCCGCTGAAAAACTGTCTGATGCCGTAAGAGATAAGCAACAATCGCAGTTAGGATGGGATGGTGCAAATATTGCTACCGATGTTCGTAATGAGTACTTCAAGGAGCTCGACAAAAAAGGATTGTTTGCATCTGACGGGTTAATCAACACGCCGCAAGTACTTCAAACGCTTCGAGAAATTTTACCTCGGGAAACGATTGTCACGACTGATGTAGGTGGGTTCCGTTTATGGGCCGCTCAAGTGTTCGAATCCTATGACCAAAACACATATATCACTGCTGGTTCGTGGGGAGGAATGGGTGTAGGTCTTCCCGCCGCAATTGGTGCACAACTGGCAAATCCAGAACGGCCAGTTGTGGCATTGACAGGTGATGGTAGCTTAATGATGTGCATTCAAGAACTCCATACTGCTGTAGAATACGACTTAGATCTAACTACTATCGTATTCAATAATTCTGATTATGGTGTAATTAGTAAATCACCAGAAATTGATCAATATACTGAAGGTCACCAATTTCAGTGGTCTTCACCTGATTTTGCAACGATTGCTGAAGGATTCGGATGCTGTAGTGATTCCGTAGAAACAATCTCTGAAGTCCGCGATCTAGTCACTGCTGCACTAACTCATAGAAGTGGTCCAGAATTAATCGATATTCAAGTGGATCCGTCTGAACCTACCGCTGCAGCAGCTGCAGAGTATACTTCTTCATTCGATCCCCAGGAATATGAATAATACATTATAATTGATGTATGGTTTATAGTTATATTTATTGAGTGACTTTTGTCGTCATTCAATAGGAATCGTACTATCCATTATTTCTGAATAATACTTCTCAGCCCGCTGTCTATCTGAGCCAGAAAGATTTACTAGAGGCTCTCGAACTGGACCTCCTTCTAATCCGGCTAGGTCCATTCCGTATTTTACAGCGGGTATATTATTTGCGGCAGAGATCCTATTATTGTCGCCTGATTCTGCACGAAGAGTTTCGTACGGTCGGGCGAGATTCCTTATTCGTCGGGCCTGCTCGAAATTATTATTTGATAGCGCACTATGCAGTTTCAGTGGCAGTTCTGGGACGAAGTTTCCGATACCAGTTGTGAAGCCTTCCGCTCCCTCTAATGCAAATGCGGGTGCGAATCTTTCCGCAATACCATTTACACAGACGAAGTCATTAGGTACACTCTCAACAATTTTTGAGAATCCCTCGATATCGTTCACCGCGTATTTTATACCAATAATGTTTTCTACACCTGCTAGTTTTGTTACCACCTTGTTACTGATCTCAGGACCGCGCTTGTAAAGAACTACAGGAAGATCAGTCGCTTTAGCTATATTTCGATAGTATTGTTCAATACCGGTCTCATGGAGATAAGTGTGATCAGGATGCATTATCATAATACCGTCTACACCCAAACTATTATACTCCTCGGATAATTTTTTGACCGTTTTGGTACTACCTGCTACTCCTGCAATGACAACACTATCAGTAGATACAGCCTCAACCGTTGATGACGAGACATTCACGCGTTCGTCATGTGTCAATGAATAATATTCTCCAGTATTCCCACAGGGAATGTAGAGCTGGCCACCAGCATCTTCTATTGCTTGGAGATTATTTTTATAATCTTCGTACTTAATATTTTTCTCACTGTTATCGGTGAATGGGATTGCGGTGGTAAATGCAACACCTTGCAGAGCTTTTCTTGTTGTCTGATAGTTCATCTATTACTCCATACAAACTGCCACCTAATAGAATTTTGGGTGAATTTTCGATAAGTCATCAAGATGTGAGGCCAGCGTCGTTGGGAAAAACGTTCCCGATGGACGAACCGGAGGATTACAAGCATATGATTGTAACCATTGATATGGTATTGATTGTTTATACCACCCAATCTGATCTGCGAGAGAATAACCGGTAAATTTGTTCCCTAGCCGGGAATGGACACACTCCAGTTACCTAGTATAGGTTGTTGATTATTGAATAGTAACTCTACAAACAACCACAGCAATAATTGCCGGATCAATTTTACTTACTAATCTCCGGCTTAGGTATCGAACATGGAGATAGCAAAGGTAAGAGGATATGCACTGTCATCCCCAATCAACCCAGTTCAAAGCCGAGAATTTCACGGAGGAGTTCGCCGACTACTAAAACGAGACATCGTTCTTGTGGTTATTGAGACAAAAGATGGGGAACAAGGATTTGCCCCTGGCGGCGCGAGTAGTTCTGCTATGAGGGAGTACTTTGAGGATGAGTCGCAGATGCTATTTTCAGATCTTGTTAACGAAGAGATAGCACCAGCATTAGAAGGCACATCAATCCAGGAAGTTGAGGATGCACATGATATAATAGATAATACAGACCTTCCTGAACGAGTATGCCATGAAGCTGCATCTGCTGTCGATGTAGCACTATACGACCTGAAAGGTAAGCGAACTGGCACTCCAATCTATGAATTACTCTCTGATCGGTTTGATACGGAGCCGACAACATCACTGCCAATGTATGCAAGTGCAGGAATGTACATGCCACCAGAGGGCTATGAAGAACAGGCACGTATCCTTGATGAATTAGGGTTCTTTGGATACAAATATCGTCCAGGTATTGGACCTGAAAAAGATCGTCATACAATCGATATCTTGAATGAGGTCACTGAAGACATTGAAATCATGCTTGATGCACACACATGGTGGAAGATGGGCAACCATTCATACGGCTCAAGCACTATATCAGATCTCGTTGAATACGCAGGGTCCACTGGAGCCTACTGGATAGAAGAACCTGTTGAACCAGATGACCACGATGGATATCGAGAACTGAGTGAACTTGGCGCTTCATTAGCTGGTGGTGAAAGTAAGGAATCGCCACAGGATCTAATCGAACTCGCGCAGACTGGTGCAGTTGATTTTCTCCAAGGCGATGTTCGCCATCATCGCGGATTCACTGGTTGTTCAACAATTATTGAATTCTGTCAAGGAAAAAATATTGAATTTGTACCACATAATTTCGGTACTTGGCTTGGGTTAGTGGCAAATGCTCACCTGGTTTCAGCAGCACCAGAAGTAAACCTCCTCGAATATCCAGTTTTCGAGAACGATCCGGCACTAGAGTCTAGTAAAGATCCAGGAATGTATCCTTTCGAACTTGCTTTCGACATAATTGAGGAAGATCTGGAAGTGAGCAATGGTCATATCGAAGTGCCAGATGGCCCCGGACTAGGTGTAACGGTCGATCTAGATATAGTAGAAGATTATCCGGCCACTGAAGGTCCCTGGACAGAATTTCACTACAAAGATGAATAGAGGATAATATAAATAGCTATATTTCAATCCCCCGGCTTCTGCAAACCGCGGTTCATCAATTGTTTATATAATTCATGCAGTTGCGCCGTGATAAATACCTCCCCGACCAATTATTTAGTATCCTCTATCGGTCCGTCATTACTCATCACTTCAATTGGAAGTATGCAGCTCAGTTCTTGGTTAATAAGATCGAATGTATCTTCACATTGGGTTCATTTACTGTGACAAGTCACTGAATTATTCTTCGTAGGGATATACTTCCTCCCAACGTCGGCCTCGAGTGGGTAGTTAGGATTGGTTTTCTCCCACCATTTCTATTAGCTGGCTACTTTCGTATCAACCTATAATTTGGTTAATTTTCACATCTAATTCTTCGTAGAGTCGTTCTGCTCGGTGTTCGTCCTCCTCAGAGAGAGAGCGAATGGGTTCACGAACATGGCCTCCATGTAATCCCGAAAGATCGAGCCCCTTCTTGACCACTGGAACACTAATAGCTCCTTCCAGGTTATTGTCTTTTCCACGCTGCTCTCGGAGCCTTTGGTATGGCAAACATATATTTCGAAGCAACCGGGCGCGTTCCCAATTACCATCTGAAAGCGCATTGAACAATTCGAGCCCTACTTCCGGACGGAAATTGCTTACACCTGCAGAGAATCCTTCGGCTCCCTCTGCCCAAAAAGCGACCGCGAACGGTTCAGCAAGTCCATTGACCCAAACAACATCATCATCTCCTGCAGCGATACCTGCACCGAGTTTTGGGGCGTCTTTTAGTGCATATTTGACGCCAATTACGCTCTCAATTTGGGTTAGTTTTTCAAGATATTCGACTGAAGGATCGAATCCGCGCACGTATGGTATAAGTGGCCGTTCGGACGCCGTTGCAAGTTCACGATAGTACTGCAACAAGCCTTCCTCGTGAATATAGGTATGATCCGGGGGCATTATCATCATACCATCTATGTCGTTAGCGTCGTAACTTTCAATCAGCTCTTGTGCATCCGATGTACTCCCACCGACACCGGCCAGTATACACGCGTTGTCCGGAAGTGCTTCGACGGCAGTCTGCGCGACTTCGATCCGTTCTTTTTGCGAGAGAGAGTGGTATTCACTAATATTCGCCGTTGCAAGGAACGTGCGAACTCCTTTGTTATGAAGCGTTTGAGCATTTTCCTGTATTTTCTTGTGTTGTATCATTCCCTCTTCATCAAACGGCGTCAGAAGTCCAACTGCTACCCCTCGCAAGTGGTCTTGGATCTGATCTGCTGGCAGTACCATATATTGCTGATGTTCAACCAAGTATATAAAAACCACTACCCTTAGAATGATCGATTCAAATATTTTATGTGAGTATTTAGTAGGGACGCGTTCCTAAGGGAGGAACATGAGATTACAGAAATACGGATGTAAAATACTATTGAAAAGAATGAACTGGAAAGAGTGGGGAGATAATATGAGCCCTGATTCGCCAGTAACAGCGAGAAGAGAAGTATATCGATAGTAGGTATGATGGTTCCTCCACGAGGAACAGATTTACGTACTTGAAGTGAGAGAGGACATTATGGTAGATACTCAGGAACGGTATACTACTCCAACACTCCGAACAGTAGAAATTGCATTCAATATTATCGATACTCTGCGAGAGCAGGACCAACTTGGAATAACTGAATTAGCTAAAGAACTCGGCCATTCAAAAAGTACGATTCATAGCCATCTCCAAACACTCGAGAACAGAGAAATAGTCGTAAATGAGGCAGGGAAATACCGTCTGAGCCTGCGTATTCTGGATATGGCTAATGATGTTCGGAACCAAGTAGGGAATTATGATGTTATCAAAGAAGAAGCAGACACATTAGCCAATGAAACCGGTGAAATAGCACAGTTCGGCCTTAAGGAACACAGTTTAATTACATATCTCTATAAAGCGAAAGGGGAGAGGGGAGTGGAAACAGCTTCTTCAGTCGGGCGAAGGCAGCCCATGCACTCAACCTCTCTCGGAAAAGCCATTCTGGCTTATCTTCCTCACGAACGACGAGAAGAGATGATTAATTCAATGACGTTAGAACGGCAGACTCCTCAGACGATCACAGATCCCGAGCAGCTCCGTGCCGAACTTGATAAAATCACTGAGCGAGGGTATGCAATTGATGACGAAGAAAACCTCGAAGGACTCCGATGCGTAGCTGCACCAGTCAGAAATGGCAAAATAGTGCTTGGAGCCATCAGTATTACTGGACCTGCCAGTCGAATCACAGATGACGATCTCCATAACGATCTGGCTAAAGCCGTACAGCGAGCTGCAAATATTATCGAAGTGAATACAAAGTTCGCGTAATTAGAACCGATCAACCTGAACAGTTACTGGCCCTTCGAAGTTCAGAATTATTGACTGAGCTGTATCCCCAAATACAGCTTTTCCAGTTGGAGAACGTTTCTCTCCAGTGACGAATATATGGTCACAGTTTCGCTTGTTCGCCTCTGTCAATATAATATCTGGAATATCCCCAAAGACGCTATCAACCTCTACTTGCTTTTGTGCACTCTTAAGTTCAGAGACGCTAGGAATTGCATTATGGACTACTTCTACTGTTATTTCTTTAGACCGATCAATGAATTCATCTGGTTCCTCGTCGGTATCTGCGTGGTCAATGAAAACGTCTGTCGCTCCGAGTTGACGAATATAGCTGAGCCGCGCCTCCGAGAGGGAACGTGTCCGTACTCCTACGCGAATACCTGCTTCATACGCCATGGCAATTACACATAGATAGCGCACTAAATAAAAGTTGGTGCAGATAAAAGCATACGTTTCATATAAGTCAAATAGGATAAACTATCGAAATATTGATATCATTTAGTTGATCGTCACCTAGATCGAACTCAAGTGAGATCGTCTCGAACACGAGCGTGACACGCTTGAAGATGATATCCTGAAGCTCGAATCTCGACTTGAGGAAAACATTGAAACAGGGGCTGTCTATGATCTCCTTTCGGGATCATTCGCAGTCATCTGATAATGGGATGACTAGTAATCTGTAGTCAATAGCTCTCGTAGATAGTTTTGATGATCGTAAAGTAGTCCATTCCTTCTTCACCCTGCTCGCGGTACGTTTCGCTCGAAGAAGCGTTCATCCCACCAAAGGGAACGTGCAGGTCCAGTCCCGACGTCGCTTCGTTTATCTTTACGATACCGAAATCAACATCCCCGATGAACTGGTTGGCTTCGGTGTGATCTTGAGTGGCAATCCCTGCTGTAAGACCAAATTCGACGTCGTTTGCGATCTCGACGGCCTCCTCGTAGTCGCTGTAGGAGGCAATGCCTGCGAAGGGACCGAAGACCTCCTCCTGCATGATAGTCATATCAGACTCGGCATCAGTGACGATTGTTGGCTCAATGAAATATCCATTCTCGTATTCCTCGCCTTCGGGCTGGCCGCCGCCATACGCGAGGGTTGCACCCTCTTGTTGGGCTGTTTCGATGTAATCAAGGGTACTTTCGAGTTCGCGCTCGCTTACCTGCGGACCCATGCCAGGGTCGTCGAGGCCGGGGCCGATCTCGATGGAATCAACGTAGTCGATTAGTTGTTCGACGAACTCGTCGTGGATCGACTCA
Encoded here:
- a CDS encoding IclR family transcriptional regulator → MSREEKYSGRTIRSVQLSFRLIEALQVQGGVGVSDLASKLGHSKSTIYSHLRTLEQENIVVQEESGYRLSLRMLDIANSVRNQFGNYEVVRKEVNKLANETGEIAQFGIEEYGKISYLHKSTGDQAVETASDIGKQQPLYSTALGKTILAHLSRQKMYEITSRIDYSKKTPNTITNTSDLHEELEQISERGYGVDDEENIEGLRCVAAPVKKGDTVFGAVGITGPSSRFTKQRIENSLSDKVKSTSNIIELNTKFS
- a CDS encoding universal stress protein, whose product is MKRALAVVDESDVGTRLLKEAGMLAASTEASLIVLNVIDEEAYSAEVRRQANQASHDLDSISNIIEKSADSVQTLVNEVLSDLTVSYEIITSSGEPSEVVLSEADKHNCDHIFITGAEKSPTGKILFGDDAQSVLLNFEGPVTVYTH
- a CDS encoding TRAP transporter large permease, producing the protein MSMIFLRLEIAFAIGITGVIWVLIAGEPLTVVASRSFSGMNSFTLLAIPFFILAGELMNKVGISDTLIKIANMSLGRMRGGLAQANIGSSMLFAGISGSAIADVAALGTVFVPRMSEEGFDRDFAAAVTAASSVIGPIIPPSNNLIVYGAVTGVSIGGLFAGAIIPGILLGVTLMVMVYIFSYWEEYPKYKPTTEEENYPKLVGEGVVAITMPVIIIYGIIGGFFTVTEAAAVACAYAILLGIFLQTLSISDLYSALYDSLDITAQIFTMIGFSLILAWMLARRNFPTIFGQFIQDLGVGQVGFLLLIATLLLFIGTWLSITATIIMLAPTLDQLATALGIHELQFGVIMVLALGYGLITPPLGVSLFAVSSVGDVKVWPVAKRVIPFYICFLIVLLLVILIPELTLYLPRSWGLA
- a CDS encoding TRAP transporter small permease, whose protein sequence is MTLSETKTQLADNYMKFADLVEKVIRNFTQVLGFILVVWVTTMVITRHGFEYVPVWGLEISAFLMVWIVFLLIGPLVYTDNHLQIKVFFNKIPMPFQYYFRMIQLSGIFVLGAILLEYGVGYAVNSGLNSVSPGLGIYLFWAYLVIPISGCLIMFFTVARAIAITRDKTEMEPKEFADDSELNRLEDNV
- a CDS encoding thiamine pyrophosphate-binding protein translates to MQQKADRESMTERDNAGEKRRGSDYLYEALVDSGIKILVGLPGTQTLPLDRTVAERDEMQYVMARHETAIPHIAWGYYESGGDIAATITIPGPGETNAMHGLKNAFNDCVPIVHISADSDPDDRGKSPIHELEPETFDHVVKSNYRIERSVDFLGKIRDGIETAQTPPFGPIRLGIPSSLLDSEFTTMDGIASSSGTSTTYENEYQMAVERLNDAERPVVYIGGGARRSTGSKSAIKNLVNHLNSPVVSTYKGKGVFPEDDPRFMGVTGSHLPAGAKDVLRSADTVLALGTDFDGVTTSNWALPLGDTLIHVNIDMSDTNVAYSTDITLVDDVAKAAEKLSDAVRDKQQSQLGWDGANIATDVRNEYFKELDKKGLFASDGLINTPQVLQTLREILPRETIVTTDVGGFRLWAAQVFESYDQNTYITAGSWGGMGVGLPAAIGAQLANPERPVVALTGDGSLMMCIQELHTAVEYDLDLTTIVFNNSDYGVISKSPEIDQYTEGHQFQWSSPDFATIAEGFGCCSDSVETISEVRDLVTAALTHRSGPELIDIQVDPSEPTAAAAAEYTSSFDPQEYE
- a CDS encoding dihydrodipicolinate synthase family protein produces the protein MNYQTTRKALQGVAFTTAIPFTDNSEKNIKYEDYKNNLQAIEDAGGQLYIPCGNTGEYYSLTHDERVNVSSSTVEAVSTDSVVIAGVAGSTKTVKKLSEEYNSLGVDGIMIMHPDHTYLHETGIEQYYRNIAKATDLPVVLYKRGPEISNKVVTKLAGVENIIGIKYAVNDIEGFSKIVESVPNDFVCVNGIAERFAPAFALEGAEGFTTGIGNFVPELPLKLHSALSNNNFEQARRIRNLARPYETLRAESGDNNRISAANNIPAVKYGMDLAGLEGGPVREPLVNLSGSDRQRAEKYYSEIMDSTIPIE
- a CDS encoding TRAP transporter substrate-binding protein → MARISRRQLLGAVGAGGVGLVAGCTDLIAGEDDEAGETGLDGGTLDELPEISATIGYDAAESRTAESHVAAVAFQEYVEDATDGQFDIELASGGSLGSDSEMAEQIQDGTLELQSGASEGHLGPFYPNFNVYAIPFIFESVELATHVLDHEYGERLFEDFRESTGMRIIGHWDNGGFRSFSFNQEVTSMEDFEGLDIRMQEIESHNELVRQLGANPTPIDWGETYTALDQGVVDGHDNAIPTMLMGDIHEVQEFILMSQHFYSAGHMLCGDDWYQDLEPLYQSLVREASTFASLEARRQTAAIRETGREYMEEQGVEVYDPSEEFLEELRNATQDPVEDIIREEVEDESWVDDLYDAVEESRVQLAEEELS